The genomic DNA ACCTGGCGCAAACTCAGAAGCCTACTCTAAAAAAGGCGTCTTCACCGAAATTGCGGCTGCCGATAAGTGTTGTCGAGAATGCCAGTGATTCTTCGATAAACGAGTTTCCGAGAAACTCTGAGGATCGTCGATTAATTGTTCTCGAAACAGAGCTTGCTGAGCAGTCAATCACCCCTTCATCATACCAAGGCGATGAACCTGTGACGAAGTCCAAGGAAGGCGAACCTATATCCATCTCACGGAAACGGAAACGTCCTCTAGGGTCTCATTTATCGGGTGTTCCAAAAAGAGAAAGGTACCTTATCAAGAAAGCTCGAGATTTGAGATCTGCGGTCAATATTTACAAGAAACGAGCTTCAACATACAGAGACCCGCTACAGCAAGCTATGAAACTCTGCAAGGACAGATCTCTTGAAGCATTCGCAGCAAAATTAACTAAAAAacagtttatatttttcagaatgcAGCTGAAAAACTCACCGCGAGGACGGCGCTTTACACTGGAGGAAAAACTTCTATCACTTTCTTGGATGAAAGCATCTGGTAGAGGGTATCGTTTGCTTCAGTCCCAATTTCAATTACCATCCGTTCGCACGTTAACATCATTATTGAATAGATATTCCTTAGACGCTGGAATTAGTGAGAAAGTAATTagagctttgaaaaataaagtagaTTCATTGAAAGATCCTCAAAACAAATTCGTCACACTTATGTGGGATGAGGTCAAATTGGACGCAAATTCACAATATGATAGAAAACTCGATAAAATAGTAAGTTTTGAAGATTGGGGTAATTGCTGACCAAGCTCTAGTATTTATGGTCTgtggtataaaaaataattggaaaatgCCCCTTAGTTTCACATTTTGTGGATCACAAACAACTACAGATCTACTGatcaatttaataaaatcaCATGTTCAAGTACTCAAGGAAGTTGGCTTGACGCTTGTTAATACAGTTTGTGATCAAGGGAGTTCTAATGTTGCTGCTATTAATCAATTGGAAGAACAATATCGTAGagttaaagtgaaaaaaggttCAGCAAACGATTCCACTCAAATCATGCTTTCTAGGATGAAGATCATTCCCATCTTCGATCCCCCTCATCTTTTAAAATGTTTAAGAAACAATCTTCTGAATAAACATCTGGAGGTTGAGCCTTCAGAGCAAGTCGTCGGAGAACGTCATTTTGCAAAGTGGAGTCATTTGGAGCTGCTACACGACTTGGACCTGTATGCAGAAACCGACAACCAGCATCTGTGGAGAATGACAAAGAGCCACGTTGATCGACGATCCataaaaaagatgaaagtCAAATACGCAGCTCAAGTCTTCAGTCGGACTTGCGCAACTTTTCTAGCCATGGCAGCAAGATGTGAATGTATGACATCAGCAGGAAATAGGATGCCAAAGGAAGCGCTTTATACCAGCAAGTTATTAGTTTTCTTCAATGATTTATTTGATTCGGTTAATGGATCTTCCAACGTAGGAGAAAGGATCACCGATTTACGGAGCGCAATGACACTGACCCCGGAACAAAGACTGTTTTGGGCGGATGCCCGGAAGAAATTGCAAAAGATACGCTTCGTCAACATGGACAGCCTTAGGCCAGTCAGAACAATTCCGTGCTTAGCGAATTGGAACAGGACATTAGATGGCTTTCAACGAATCTGGAAGCGACTCCTCGTTGAAGacaatttttcctctttttgcCCTCGGAATATGAATCAAGACTCGACTCGTTGGAAAATTACTTCGGTTCTATTCGTAGTCATGGTTGGCGTAATGTAAGTCCCTCGTGCAAGCAATTCACCGCAGCATATCAATCACTGGTCGTCAATAGCATCTCGATTCCTCATTTACAAGGAGAGAATTGAGAAGACGACTAAGGTATTATGTTCGGAGATTTGTGTTGCATGGTGGAGGATCAGAACGTTAATCAAGAACCTGACGTTGGCTCAACGGATGATTTGCCTTTACCTCTTGAAAATTCTCCTCAATCATCTAGCttaccttttattttttataacacaATGACTAGCCATGCTGCTAGTAAGGTTGCTCAAATTTTGTTACGACATGTTAATAACTGTGAACAATGTAAAGAGTGTATCTTGGCAGGAAATTCTCTTTCTCTACTATTTTCAGACAGCCAGTTACATTACGTTAATTCAGTTTTCTTAGCATCAGTCAACCATTGTAATCAATTGTTAAAATCTTTGCTTCCTAGTCATTGCTTTAGAAGAAAACTGCTGGCAACATTACCCTCAAAACTGTATGAAAACGAGTTTGCAATTTGGTCTACGTGTCCAAAGCATGCATCTGcgatgaaatcaaaatttttagaagTGCTGATTTTATTGCAGGTGCATGCATTCTGTTCTAATGTCAATATAATTCTCACCGGGAAATATGATAGAGCactttataatgaaaattttgtaacaggCAAGCCAGGTCATATAGATTTAAACACTCTAGGCATAGAAACAGTTTGTGAATCCTGTCAATATTCAAGTATAGGCGTATAAAACAATTCAGGTGTGATTAGGTAATTTACTTACCATTTAGTGTGGAGTAAAATGaagtatttaaatttgaaaatatctaagTCGAGGCGTAAAATATAAGTTTCTGTGATAAGTACCTATTTACTTACTATTTAGCACGTAGTAAAATGAAGTatttaaatttggaaatatctaaattttattgtgaatATCGGAAATATTCAAGTCGAGGCGTAGAATATAAGTTTCTGTGATAAGTACCTATTTACCTACTAGTTAGCGCgtagtaaaatgaaatatacaaatttggaaatatcTAAATGTTATTGTTAATATCTCTGGAAATATTTGAGTCCGAACGTAGAAGATAAGTCACTGTGATAAAGTATTCACCTACTATTTAGTATtttgtaaatgaaatatttagatTTGACAATCCTGAGagtaatattgtatatatgtacatatattttgacGACACTAGCTCATGATAGAATGCACTAGCTGATATTTTAATATCGTCACCTAAAtgttattgtgaatatttaaCAGCCAGGTTTTTTTGCCTTCTGCTTTTTTCCTGGGCATGATTTAATAGATTATCGTTGAAATTAGATGGGTTTTAGCCTTCGGTATTTTTTCCAatactttaatttttgaaaatctcagttattgttcttttttaaTGTACATTTTCTTCGATAAATAACCAATCAATTTTGATATAGTATTTTATaactatttttgaataaattataataatgaaacacAAATCAAGTTGTCTTTCATTTCAGCAAATATTCCCTTTCCCGACGCAGAGtttgaattaatgaattaatcCAGCCGAATGAAAAGCTGAACCGTCAATTCCATTTAAACGACCCGCCATATAAGACTTAGTGTTTTGAGCCAAGTGCAGGTGGTGCGTCGGAGGTGATTAACAGTTCAATGTATTGGAGTTGCCGTACCCTGCTCGGAATCCCAGTATCGGCGTCTGGTCAGAGTGAGAAAGCAGGCTCGCAGGCGTCGTCATCCAGTGACTGCAGCTCTTCATTAGTGGGTGACTTGGCTTCTGAAGGGTATAA from Diprion similis isolate iyDipSimi1 chromosome 2, iyDipSimi1.1, whole genome shotgun sequence includes the following:
- the LOC124416172 gene encoding uncharacterized protein LOC124416172; translation: MPPVRKTTALWKCVVLTCETDVRKEKAHRIPENVNEANLWVKSSGNPELSNLGIAELNKYRVCHRHFCRTDYLAQTQKPTLKKASSPKLRLPISVVENASDSSINEFPRNSEDRRLIVLETELAEQSITPSSYQGDEPVTKSKEGEPISISRKRKRPLGSHLSGVPKRERYLIKKARDLRSAVNIYKKRASTYRDPLQQAMKLCKNAAEKLTARTALYTGGKTSITFLDESIW